One segment of Variovorax sp. PAMC28562 DNA contains the following:
- a CDS encoding OmpA family protein produces MYFHFDKANCSSLRWRKVGAALIAGAALLIGSALVQAAPAPGGAVIRNVATGTYVPTGFAQTETISSNAVIATVLSVEALTLTQDQSVTRPPAAVVTLSHLLTNTGNVASSYALNLSNDGVGCTPDTLDLSSLRIVRDSNNNGVVDSSDPVIALNSTGALLLQPGQTVALLVQGTVPTVGVGNACLALVVTTTLQRLSAVNHDVVTVGNVAVISITKSAAYPGLVIPGTTRIDFAVSGANIGSQDAQPSSVAAPTNTPVLVNGAPTALVLVRDLVPAGTQYIVGSLQSAAANSTKLYRLSGDAPFSYRTAEDASAIEVAIGIATPVVRNASFVMQFGVKVNASLTGDIRNTAQSYYNDAISPTAATSNTVVIASMQARIGVAKAASSPKVNRGADGQLDGTATVRFSVNIRNYGTVPLYDVLAPDVLEGLGASQFGTFTAAAVPAANQYAIVPGSVSIGGNQGNNVSGTLAVANTSFSGTATASNLLSPGAVLPVGAQVSVQFDVRVNFTGRAGTLYNSVKVSSALAAGGSPTIFDDSVDGADPDPDGDGNPNNNSSPTPVSTQLPSLSLVKSASLPRRVASGVFDIDYTLKITNTGVAAAPNVRVIDNLNCTFDMDKPEGLIASWALMGAPKTANGLLNPAANFTGRATCNRTQINSADPFSLPTEAALSTTDGSRALAPGQSEQIVFTVRVTVKAIAIGNRVTVINKAWAAAFEQNTINVTPAMLVAATSNSVQSLLIDPQGTVYNAVTRQPVAGALVTYTRQSCNSGPVTPITTAEISGADSGTYTFNASGSLSMTTGADGAYQFYLQSPPITGLCTYGLSVTPPAGSGYVYPSVLIPPTPGRYTSCGAIVPNSAAPQSADPTTYFFAVVSGVNPDGTACDVVHNHIPLDPGNVLGLLLRKDGSKRQAEFGDFIDYALTVTNKTGFPITGVNFSDSLPPGFAFVANSARLNGAVSANPAGGAGPSLRFSFPALALGVDQSAMVRYRVRIGVGAPTNGDAINRARAFSGPITSNLASWTVRVTGGVFSDDAFAFGKVYLDCKRDGKQEGLEELGVPGVRLYLENGTNVVTDVEGKWSLYGLKPITHVLRLDQTTLPRGARLEVLDNRNAGTPESRFVDLKKGEFHKANFIITNCEDRGVIDEVAARRAAIAALPDTEAEAQVRLRLDPEGKIIPVGDTRSLPASGQSLAGGSSGTVQATSAPLIALPVPTGKASTFVSAGGGTGGGTLGTAGAAASTPAGSLFSALNGLPTNGLPSSTISSRATGVGAFADRPIDTTGAMLEPRSQPLLVQAVPGAIDLEVLLPQIDSNALGFIGLKDGDTVPSQSINVRVKGELNVSLRLTVNGTAIDGKRVGKKTQLAAKKISAWEYIGVLLKPGVNLLKVEAMDDFGNAHGEPAQISIVAPDKLAAIQIDLPEVARADLRTPVIVKVRLVDAAGVAVTARTQLTLESDRGRWLDEDLNPAEPGTQVFMEGGTAEFRLLPPGEPGDARIRVTAADLVKEVRLALLPEMRPMIGVGIVEGVLDFTKRGGLTLGAMPAGAAFEAELTGLKDQSGDKRASGRAAFFFKGTVKGDYLLTASFDSDKTQKDRLFRDIRPDEFYPVYGDSAVKGFDAQSTQKLYVRIDKNRSYLLYGDFTTASSTEVRNLSQSNRSLTGMKHVYEDDTVRATSYVSRTAQVQQVEEFRAVGTSGPYYLSATGGDFVDNSEQIEVMVRDRNQPNIVLLRTPVARFVDYTVEPLTRRILFTHPISSVDANLNPQSIRVTYEVDSGGPKFTVAGTDVQVKVSERVQLGVVASTDQNPQNKRKLEAVTGIARIGDNTTVAAELVHTESDAKGKGNAGRVEARYQDEKLAVVALASKTSEGFDNPGASIMAGRTEVSARAEYRVDPTTAVRAEALYSKDALLTGGTKGATVSAQKKLSDTLVAEVGLRQGQSTTGLGSSSGFDYGQISTYNGQLGGSVGAGNVTALGSAATSASTQNESLTTVRARLSSAVPGLPQAQVFVEGEQDVKDGSRHTVAVGGNYAITDKTRAYARYELVSSLNGPYDATSTQTHNVGIVGIESAYMEGGRVYNEYRLADSIDGRSAQAALGVRNTFKVTDHLRLTAGVEHTRSLSGASNSVNSGNGYTSTGLGESTAITGGAEYSNGAFKASGVLEARNGDDANTRLFSAGAGYKLSPAVSLLARSVISDSEGQGANAGNERHLQRHQLGLAYRPVDTDTWNALARYEHRSEKIVGGGNSAGALSGGSAFGSDFGNANLPGTTSADIVSAHLNFNPERGTVITARYAAKVSRADDGVLASTYWAHLMQGRWTKDLTPDWDVGVQAGVLYGKGGGLQKTAGVEVGYQAYKNTWVSAGYNVVGLKDRDLTANEYTSKGAYVRLRFKFDETGLGFASAGGEPAAAKPVDAITAANEAARAMPVIAPAPLTLALPAKTTLQAETLFDFGKSAIKAESQQALHALASQIKATDYDVVITIGHTDSAGSQDFNQSLSEQRANAVRAYLIAHGVDAARIRSEGKGEKEPIASNATAQGRAQNRRVEIEVLGQEKQQSGQPPEPTSRH; encoded by the coding sequence GAACAGCACCGGTGCACTTCTCTTGCAGCCCGGCCAGACAGTTGCGCTTCTGGTTCAAGGCACCGTGCCTACGGTCGGTGTCGGCAATGCATGTCTCGCACTGGTGGTCACCACAACGCTGCAAAGGCTGAGCGCCGTCAACCACGACGTCGTAACGGTCGGCAACGTGGCGGTCATCTCGATCACCAAGAGCGCGGCCTATCCTGGGTTGGTGATTCCGGGTACGACCCGGATCGACTTCGCCGTATCGGGCGCGAACATCGGTTCGCAAGATGCGCAGCCCAGCAGTGTCGCGGCGCCCACCAATACGCCCGTGCTCGTCAACGGTGCACCCACCGCGCTGGTCTTGGTGCGCGACCTGGTGCCCGCCGGTACGCAGTACATCGTCGGCTCGCTGCAAAGCGCCGCGGCGAACTCAACCAAGCTCTACCGATTGTCGGGTGACGCACCGTTCAGCTATCGCACGGCCGAAGACGCCTCTGCTATCGAAGTTGCCATCGGTATTGCGACGCCGGTGGTGCGCAACGCGTCCTTCGTCATGCAGTTCGGCGTCAAGGTCAACGCCAGCCTGACAGGCGACATCCGCAACACCGCGCAGAGTTACTACAACGATGCGATAAGCCCGACGGCAGCGACGTCCAACACGGTCGTCATCGCGTCCATGCAGGCACGCATCGGCGTCGCCAAGGCGGCTTCTTCGCCCAAGGTCAATCGTGGCGCTGACGGTCAACTCGATGGCACCGCTACAGTGCGTTTCAGCGTCAACATCCGTAACTACGGCACCGTGCCGCTCTACGATGTGCTGGCGCCCGACGTGCTCGAAGGCCTCGGCGCCAGCCAGTTCGGCACCTTCACCGCCGCGGCTGTTCCGGCGGCCAACCAGTACGCCATCGTGCCCGGGTCGGTGTCGATCGGTGGCAATCAAGGCAACAACGTGAGCGGCACGCTCGCTGTCGCCAATACGAGCTTCTCCGGTACGGCGACCGCGTCCAACCTGCTGTCCCCCGGTGCCGTGTTGCCGGTCGGCGCGCAGGTGAGCGTGCAGTTCGACGTACGCGTCAATTTCACCGGCCGCGCGGGCACGCTCTACAACAGCGTCAAGGTATCGAGTGCACTGGCTGCCGGCGGATCTCCGACGATCTTCGACGACTCCGTCGACGGTGCCGACCCGGATCCTGATGGCGACGGCAACCCGAACAACAACAGTTCGCCGACACCGGTGTCGACGCAGCTGCCTTCGTTGTCGCTGGTGAAGAGCGCGTCGCTGCCACGTCGTGTCGCTTCCGGCGTATTCGACATCGACTACACGCTGAAGATCACCAATACCGGCGTCGCCGCTGCACCGAACGTGCGCGTCATCGACAACCTCAACTGCACATTCGACATGGACAAGCCGGAAGGCTTGATCGCTTCCTGGGCGCTGATGGGTGCGCCCAAGACAGCCAATGGGTTGCTGAATCCGGCGGCCAATTTCACTGGCCGGGCAACCTGCAACCGCACCCAGATCAACAGCGCGGACCCTTTCAGCCTGCCCACTGAAGCGGCACTGAGCACGACCGATGGCAGTCGCGCCCTGGCACCCGGCCAGAGCGAGCAGATCGTCTTCACGGTGCGCGTCACCGTAAAGGCTATTGCCATCGGCAACCGCGTGACAGTAATCAACAAGGCATGGGCGGCCGCGTTCGAGCAAAACACGATCAACGTCACGCCGGCCATGCTGGTCGCGGCGACCTCGAATTCGGTGCAGTCGCTTCTAATCGACCCGCAGGGCACCGTTTACAACGCGGTCACGCGCCAGCCGGTGGCCGGCGCACTCGTTACCTACACGCGTCAGTCATGCAATAGCGGCCCTGTCACGCCCATCACCACCGCTGAAATCTCGGGCGCCGATTCAGGCACGTACACCTTCAACGCCAGCGGCAGTTTGTCGATGACGACGGGGGCCGATGGCGCCTACCAGTTCTACCTGCAGTCGCCACCCATCACCGGCTTGTGCACCTACGGCCTTTCCGTGACACCTCCGGCGGGCAGTGGCTATGTCTACCCGTCGGTGCTCATTCCACCGACGCCCGGCAGATATACGAGTTGCGGCGCCATCGTGCCCAACAGCGCGGCGCCGCAATCTGCCGATCCGACGACCTACTTTTTTGCGGTCGTGTCCGGTGTCAATCCTGACGGGACGGCCTGCGACGTGGTGCACAACCACATTCCGCTGGACCCCGGCAACGTGCTGGGCCTGCTGCTGCGCAAGGACGGCAGCAAGCGCCAGGCCGAGTTCGGCGACTTCATCGACTACGCGCTGACCGTTACCAACAAGACGGGCTTTCCTATCACTGGGGTGAACTTCAGCGACAGCCTGCCACCCGGCTTTGCTTTCGTGGCCAACAGCGCGCGGCTGAACGGTGCCGTGTCGGCCAACCCGGCAGGGGGCGCGGGGCCTTCGCTCCGCTTCAGCTTTCCAGCGTTGGCGCTCGGCGTGGACCAATCGGCCATGGTGCGGTATCGCGTGCGCATCGGGGTCGGTGCGCCCACCAATGGCGATGCCATCAACCGGGCGCGTGCCTTCTCCGGTCCGATCACTTCGAACCTGGCCAGTTGGACCGTGCGCGTCACCGGCGGCGTTTTCTCGGACGACGCATTCGCCTTTGGCAAGGTGTATCTGGATTGCAAGCGCGACGGCAAGCAAGAGGGTCTCGAAGAACTAGGCGTGCCCGGCGTCCGTCTGTACCTGGAAAACGGGACCAACGTCGTGACCGATGTGGAAGGCAAGTGGAGCCTGTATGGCTTGAAGCCGATCACGCATGTGCTCCGGCTGGACCAGACCACCTTGCCTCGCGGTGCGCGGCTCGAAGTGCTCGACAACCGCAACGCGGGCACACCAGAAAGCCGCTTCGTCGACTTGAAGAAGGGCGAGTTCCACAAAGCCAACTTCATCATCACCAACTGCGAAGACAGGGGCGTGATCGACGAGGTGGCCGCCCGTCGCGCCGCCATTGCGGCACTGCCCGACACCGAAGCCGAAGCGCAGGTCCGACTGCGTCTGGACCCCGAGGGCAAGATCATTCCGGTGGGCGATACGCGCTCGCTGCCGGCCAGTGGGCAGTCGCTCGCGGGCGGTAGTTCAGGCACCGTGCAGGCCACTTCCGCGCCGCTGATCGCGCTGCCTGTGCCCACCGGCAAGGCCAGCACCTTCGTGAGTGCCGGGGGCGGCACGGGCGGTGGCACGCTGGGAACGGCGGGCGCCGCGGCATCGACGCCGGCTGGCAGCCTCTTCAGCGCGCTGAATGGCTTGCCGACCAACGGCCTGCCTTCGTCGACCATCAGCAGCCGTGCCACCGGCGTGGGCGCTTTTGCCGATCGACCGATCGACACCACCGGTGCCATGCTGGAGCCGCGGAGCCAGCCGCTGCTGGTGCAGGCCGTGCCGGGCGCCATCGACCTCGAAGTGCTGCTGCCGCAAATCGACAGCAACGCACTCGGCTTCATCGGCCTGAAGGACGGCGATACCGTTCCCAGCCAGTCGATCAACGTGCGGGTCAAAGGCGAATTGAACGTGTCTCTGCGCTTGACCGTTAACGGCACCGCGATCGACGGCAAGCGCGTAGGCAAGAAGACGCAACTCGCCGCCAAGAAGATCAGTGCCTGGGAATACATCGGCGTGCTGCTCAAGCCAGGTGTCAACCTCTTGAAGGTCGAGGCGATGGACGATTTTGGTAACGCCCATGGTGAGCCAGCGCAAATCAGCATCGTCGCGCCCGACAAGCTTGCAGCCATCCAGATCGATCTACCCGAAGTGGCACGCGCCGACCTGCGTACGCCCGTCATCGTCAAAGTGCGCCTGGTCGATGCAGCCGGCGTCGCGGTCACGGCCCGAACCCAGCTCACGCTCGAAAGCGACCGCGGCCGCTGGCTGGACGAAGACCTGAACCCGGCCGAACCCGGCACGCAGGTGTTCATGGAAGGCGGCACGGCGGAGTTCCGTCTGCTGCCGCCCGGCGAGCCGGGTGATGCGCGCATCCGCGTCACGGCAGCCGACCTCGTCAAGGAGGTGCGGCTGGCCCTGTTGCCCGAGATGCGTCCGATGATCGGTGTCGGCATCGTCGAAGGCGTGCTCGACTTCACCAAGCGCGGCGGTTTGACTCTGGGCGCGATGCCCGCAGGCGCCGCCTTCGAGGCCGAGCTGACGGGTTTGAAAGACCAGAGTGGCGACAAGCGCGCCTCCGGCCGTGCCGCGTTCTTCTTCAAGGGCACCGTCAAGGGCGACTACCTACTGACCGCGTCTTTCGATTCCGACAAAACACAAAAAGACCGCTTGTTCCGCGACATCCGTCCAGACGAGTTCTATCCGGTCTATGGCGATTCGGCTGTTAAAGGTTTCGACGCGCAAAGCACGCAGAAGCTCTATGTGCGCATCGACAAAAATCGCAGCTACCTGCTGTACGGCGACTTCACAACGGCCAGCAGCACTGAAGTGCGAAACCTGAGCCAGAGCAATCGTTCGCTCACCGGCATGAAGCACGTGTACGAGGACGACACGGTGCGCGCCACCAGCTATGTGAGCCGGACCGCGCAGGTCCAGCAAGTCGAAGAGTTTCGCGCCGTCGGTACCTCGGGTCCTTATTACCTGAGCGCCACGGGCGGTGATTTCGTCGACAACAGCGAACAGATCGAAGTCATGGTGCGCGACCGCAACCAGCCGAACATCGTGCTGCTGCGCACGCCGGTGGCGCGCTTTGTCGACTACACGGTCGAGCCGTTGACGCGCCGCATTCTGTTCACGCATCCGATCTCTTCGGTCGATGCGAACCTGAACCCGCAGTCGATCCGCGTCACCTATGAGGTCGACAGCGGCGGGCCCAAGTTCACCGTGGCCGGCACCGATGTCCAGGTCAAGGTGAGTGAGCGCGTGCAGCTCGGCGTGGTCGCCAGCACCGACCAGAACCCGCAAAACAAACGCAAGCTCGAGGCCGTGACCGGCATTGCCCGTATCGGCGACAACACGACCGTGGCGGCCGAGCTTGTCCATACCGAATCCGACGCAAAGGGCAAGGGGAACGCAGGCCGGGTCGAAGCGCGCTATCAGGACGAAAAACTCGCCGTCGTTGCGTTGGCCAGCAAGACCAGCGAAGGTTTCGACAACCCCGGCGCCTCCATCATGGCCGGACGCACCGAAGTCTCCGCCCGCGCTGAATACAGGGTCGATCCAACCACTGCTGTGCGCGCTGAAGCGCTCTACAGCAAAGACGCACTGCTGACTGGCGGCACCAAGGGTGCGACGGTGAGCGCACAGAAGAAACTGAGCGACACGCTCGTGGCAGAGGTCGGTCTGCGACAGGGGCAAAGCACGACGGGCCTCGGCTCCAGCTCGGGCTTCGACTACGGGCAGATCTCCACCTACAACGGCCAGCTCGGCGGCAGCGTCGGTGCCGGCAACGTGACCGCACTCGGCTCGGCAGCCACTTCCGCCAGCACGCAGAACGAGAGCCTCACCACGGTGCGCGCGCGCCTCTCATCGGCGGTGCCCGGTCTGCCACAGGCACAGGTGTTCGTCGAAGGCGAGCAAGACGTGAAAGACGGCAGTCGCCATACGGTTGCGGTCGGTGGCAATTACGCGATCACCGACAAGACGCGCGCCTACGCCCGCTATGAACTGGTCTCGTCGCTGAACGGGCCCTATGACGCGACCAGCACGCAGACCCACAACGTGGGCATCGTCGGCATCGAGAGCGCCTACATGGAGGGCGGCCGTGTGTACAACGAGTACCGCTTGGCGGACAGCATCGACGGCCGATCGGCGCAAGCCGCTTTGGGTGTGCGCAACACCTTCAAGGTGACCGATCATCTGCGCCTGACGGCCGGGGTTGAACATACCCGCAGCTTGAGCGGTGCCAGCAACAGCGTGAACAGCGGCAACGGCTACACGTCCACCGGCCTGGGCGAATCCACCGCCATCACGGGCGGTGCCGAATACAGCAATGGCGCCTTCAAGGCCAGCGGTGTACTCGAAGCGCGCAACGGTGACGACGCCAACACGCGCCTCTTCAGTGCGGGCGCCGGCTACAAGCTCAGCCCGGCGGTGAGCCTGCTGGCTCGCAGCGTGATCAGCGACAGTGAGGGGCAGGGCGCCAACGCCGGCAACGAGCGCCACTTGCAGCGCCACCAGCTGGGCCTGGCCTATCGCCCGGTGGACACCGACACATGGAACGCACTGGCGCGCTACGAGCATCGCTCCGAGAAGATCGTGGGCGGCGGCAACTCGGCCGGCGCCCTCAGCGGCGGCAGCGCTTTTGGCAGCGACTTCGGCAATGCCAACCTGCCGGGTACCACTAGTGCCGACATCGTTTCAGCCCATCTGAACTTCAATCCTGAACGCGGCACCGTCATCACCGCGCGCTACGCCGCCAAGGTCAGCCGCGCCGACGACGGGGTGCTTGCCAGCACCTACTGGGCGCACCTGATGCAGGGACGTTGGACCAAGGACCTGACCCCTGACTGGGACGTCGGCGTGCAGGCGGGCGTGTTGTACGGCAAGGGCGGCGGACTTCAAAAGACCGCCGGCGTCGAGGTGGGGTACCAGGCGTACAAGAACACGTGGGTGTCGGCCGGCTACAACGTCGTCGGACTGAAAGACCGCGATCTGACCGCCAACGAGTACACGAGCAAAGGCGCTTATGTACGACTGCGCTTCAAGTTCGACGAGACGGGGCTGGGCTTTGCGTCGGCGGGCGGGGAGCCGGCAGCGGCCAAGCCTGTGGATGCCATTACCGCGGCCAACGAAGCGGCCCGCGCCATGCCGGTGATCGCGCCGGCACCGTTGACGCTTGCGTTGCCGGCCAAGACCACGCTGCAGGCCGAGACGCTGTTCGACTTCGGCAAGTCGGCGATCAAGGCTGAATCGCAGCAGGCTCTCCACGCGCTGGCCTCGCAGATCAAGGCCACCGACTACGACGTGGTGATCACTATCGGACACACCGATTCGGCGGGTTCCCAGGACTTCAACCAGAGCCTCAGCGAGCAGCGCGCCAACGCCGTGCGCGCCTACCTCATTGCCCATGGTGTGGACGCTGCGCGCATACGCAGCGAAGGCAAAGGTGAGAAAGAGCCCATCGCATCGAATGCAACGGCGCAGGGCCGGGCGCAGAACCGTCGGGTCGAGATCGAAGTTCTCGGTCAGGAAAAACAGCAGAGTGGGCAACCGCCAGAGCCGACGAGTCGACATTGA